From a single Couchioplanes caeruleus genomic region:
- a CDS encoding alpha,alpha-trehalose-phosphate synthase (UDP-forming), producing MAERSSFVVVANRLPVDEVIVDGERQWRPSPGGLVTALHPVLVQHRGTWIGWAGGDGEAPEPFELEGINIHPVPLSAEELERYYEGQSNATIWPLYHDAVETPVYKRRWREAYRVVNQRFAKAAAEVADEGATVWVQDYQLQLVPAMLREMRPDLRIGFFLHIPFPPIELFMQMPFRAEILRGLLGSDLVGFQQRLAAQNFVRLARHLLGLRYEGQSIQVDGRKVKAGAFPISIDTAEMERMAADPKVQARAKEIRAELGDPETIILGVDRLDYTKGIELRLKAFRELLADGKLKVPDAVMVQVATPSRERVEHYQTLRVKVEREVGRINGEFGKVGMPAVHYLHQSYSKQELAALYVAADVMMVTPLRDGMNLVAKEYVACRSDRGGALVLSEFAGAATELRQAFLCNPHDPDGVKDALLRAVAAEPAELKRRMRVMQRHLRTHDVAEWARSFLNELGVPETDDAGTSEE from the coding sequence GTGGCCGAACGAAGTTCCTTCGTCGTAGTCGCCAACCGGCTGCCCGTGGACGAGGTCATCGTCGACGGGGAGCGGCAGTGGCGCCCGAGTCCCGGCGGTCTCGTCACCGCCCTGCATCCGGTGCTCGTCCAGCACCGCGGCACCTGGATCGGGTGGGCCGGCGGTGACGGCGAGGCGCCGGAGCCCTTCGAGCTCGAGGGGATCAACATCCACCCGGTGCCGCTGAGCGCGGAGGAGCTCGAACGCTATTACGAGGGCCAGTCGAACGCGACGATCTGGCCGCTGTACCACGACGCCGTCGAGACGCCCGTCTACAAGCGGCGCTGGCGCGAGGCGTACCGGGTGGTCAACCAGCGCTTCGCCAAGGCCGCGGCCGAGGTGGCCGACGAGGGCGCCACCGTCTGGGTGCAGGACTACCAGCTCCAGCTCGTGCCGGCGATGCTCCGGGAGATGCGCCCCGACCTGCGGATCGGGTTCTTCCTGCACATCCCGTTCCCGCCGATCGAGCTGTTCATGCAGATGCCGTTCCGGGCCGAGATCCTGCGCGGCCTGCTCGGCTCCGACCTGGTCGGCTTCCAGCAGCGGCTGGCCGCGCAGAACTTCGTCCGGCTCGCCCGGCACCTGCTCGGGCTGCGCTACGAGGGCCAGTCGATCCAGGTCGACGGACGCAAGGTCAAGGCCGGCGCGTTCCCGATCAGCATCGACACCGCCGAGATGGAGCGGATGGCGGCCGACCCGAAGGTCCAGGCCCGGGCCAAGGAGATCCGCGCCGAGCTCGGCGACCCCGAGACGATCATCCTGGGCGTCGACCGGCTGGACTACACCAAGGGCATCGAGCTGCGCCTCAAGGCGTTCCGCGAGCTGCTCGCCGACGGCAAGCTCAAGGTGCCCGACGCGGTGATGGTGCAGGTCGCCACGCCCAGCCGGGAGCGCGTCGAGCACTACCAGACGCTGCGGGTGAAGGTGGAGCGCGAGGTCGGCCGGATCAACGGCGAGTTCGGCAAGGTCGGCATGCCGGCGGTGCACTACCTGCACCAGTCGTACAGCAAGCAGGAGCTCGCGGCGCTGTACGTGGCCGCCGACGTCATGATGGTGACGCCCCTGCGCGACGGCATGAACCTGGTCGCCAAGGAGTACGTCGCCTGCCGCTCGGACCGGGGCGGGGCGCTGGTGCTCAGCGAGTTCGCCGGCGCCGCCACCGAGCTGCGCCAGGCGTTCCTGTGCAACCCGCACGACCCGGACGGCGTCAAGGACGCGCTGCTGCGCGCGGTGGCCGCCGAGCCGGCCGAGCTCAAGCGCCGGATGCGGGTCATGCAGCGGCACCTGCGGACGCACGACGTCGCCGAGTGGGCCCGGTCGTTCCTCAACGAGCTGGGCGTGCCGGAGACCGACGACGCCGGCACGTCAGAGGAATAG
- a CDS encoding VOC family protein: MSERPRMMLAGVVLDAPDANELAAFYQRLLGWSAVEDEPGWVMLGAPAGGPGLSFQTESAYVRPVWPAGPDDPQMSVHLDIRVDDLEAACAHAEKAGATRADYQPQEHVRVYLDPAGHPFCLFL, from the coding sequence ATGAGTGAGCGACCGCGCATGATGCTCGCCGGGGTGGTCCTCGACGCCCCGGACGCGAACGAGCTCGCGGCGTTCTACCAGCGGCTGCTGGGCTGGAGCGCCGTCGAGGACGAACCGGGCTGGGTGATGCTGGGCGCGCCGGCGGGCGGCCCGGGACTGTCCTTCCAGACCGAGTCCGCCTACGTACGCCCGGTGTGGCCCGCCGGCCCGGACGACCCCCAGATGAGCGTGCACCTCGACATCCGCGTCGACGATCTCGAGGCCGCCTGCGCGCACGCCGAGAAGGCGGGGGCCACCCGGGCCGACTACCAGCCGCAGGAGCACGTCCGGGTCTATCTCGACCCGGCCGGCCACCCCTTCTGTCTATTCCTCTGA
- the cobA gene encoding uroporphyrinogen-III C-methyltransferase, protein MNLYPLALRLEGRRVLVVGGGAVATRRMAALLATGARVDVVSPVLTPALRGYVDAGRLTWHERRFEPADVDGAWLVQVAVDDPAAAAQVSLAAEERRVFCVRADDRDAATAWTPAVTRQGQITVAVTDGGDRRNAMALRDLIAAALENNELTARAAGPGQVFLVGSGPGDPELITVKGRRLLNRADVVVTDRLVPGMLLDELRPEVELVDAAKIPYGPSATQEEINRILVERALEGKFVVRLKGGDPFVFGRGGEEALACAKAGVPVTVVPGVTSSIAAPALAGIPVTHRGVAHEFTVVSGHVPPESDQSLVDWAALARLRGTLVVMMGLKNLPKIAQRLVAEGRAADTPAAVVQEGSTTSQRVLHSTLGEVAAATAAAGVRPPAVVVIGDVVPVLG, encoded by the coding sequence GTGAACCTCTACCCCTTGGCGCTGCGGCTGGAGGGCCGGCGGGTCCTCGTGGTCGGCGGCGGTGCGGTGGCGACCCGCCGGATGGCCGCCCTGCTGGCGACGGGTGCGCGGGTCGACGTGGTGTCGCCCGTGCTCACCCCGGCGCTGCGCGGGTACGTGGACGCCGGCCGCCTGACCTGGCACGAGCGCCGCTTCGAGCCCGCCGACGTGGACGGTGCCTGGCTGGTCCAGGTCGCGGTGGACGATCCCGCGGCGGCCGCGCAGGTCAGCCTCGCCGCGGAGGAGCGCCGGGTCTTCTGCGTACGCGCGGACGACCGGGACGCGGCCACGGCCTGGACCCCCGCGGTGACCCGGCAGGGGCAGATCACGGTCGCGGTGACCGACGGCGGCGACCGGCGCAACGCGATGGCCCTGCGCGACCTCATCGCCGCCGCGCTGGAGAACAACGAGCTGACCGCGCGTGCCGCCGGCCCGGGCCAGGTCTTCCTGGTCGGCAGCGGCCCGGGCGACCCCGAGCTCATCACGGTCAAGGGCCGCCGGCTGCTGAACCGGGCCGACGTGGTGGTCACCGACCGGCTGGTGCCCGGGATGCTCCTCGACGAGCTGCGCCCGGAAGTCGAGCTGGTCGACGCCGCCAAGATCCCGTACGGGCCGTCCGCGACGCAGGAGGAGATCAACCGGATCCTCGTGGAGCGCGCGCTGGAGGGCAAGTTCGTCGTCCGGCTCAAGGGCGGCGACCCGTTCGTCTTCGGCCGCGGCGGCGAGGAGGCGCTGGCCTGCGCGAAGGCGGGCGTACCCGTGACGGTCGTGCCCGGGGTGACCAGCTCGATCGCCGCGCCGGCGCTGGCCGGCATCCCGGTGACCCACCGCGGCGTGGCGCACGAGTTCACGGTGGTCTCGGGGCACGTCCCGCCGGAGAGCGACCAGTCGCTGGTGGACTGGGCGGCGCTGGCGCGGCTGCGGGGCACGCTCGTGGTGATGATGGGCCTGAAGAACCTGCCGAAGATCGCGCAGCGGCTGGTCGCCGAGGGGCGTGCCGCGGACACGCCGGCCGCGGTGGTGCAGGAGGGCTCGACGACCTCGCAGCGCGTCCTGCACAGCACCCTCGGCGAGGTCGCCGCCGCGACGGCGGCCGCGGGGGTGCGCCCGCCGGCCGTCGTGGTGATCGGCGATGTGGTTCCCGTATTGGGATAG
- the cobT gene encoding nicotinate-nucleotide--dimethylbenzimidazole phosphoribosyltransferase: protein MTLETTLAAIAPADEPAMAAARDLQSRLTKPAGSLGALEELSVRLAGLAGACPPPMPEPAAIAVFAGDHGVHAQGVTPWPQEVTAQMVANFVAGGAVINAFARQTGASLMVVDVGVAIPLHGGDNLLDANVRRGTRDLTVTAAMTEDEARSALEIGISVAGALIEGGAKCLVTGDMGIANTTPAAALVAAFTGATPAEVTGRGTGVDDDTYAKKVDVVTRALELHRPDPSRPLATVAAVGGLEHAALAGFILGAAARRVPVVVDGVIAASAAVAAAAFAPHAVAAMIAGHRSVEPGATVALAHLGLTPLLDLGMRLGEGTGATLALPVIAGAVRVLREVATFDSAGVSEK, encoded by the coding sequence GTGACCCTGGAGACGACCCTCGCCGCCATCGCGCCCGCCGATGAGCCGGCCATGGCCGCCGCCCGTGACCTGCAGTCCCGGCTGACGAAGCCGGCCGGCTCGCTGGGCGCCCTCGAGGAGCTGTCGGTACGCCTGGCCGGCCTCGCGGGCGCCTGTCCACCGCCGATGCCGGAGCCCGCGGCGATCGCGGTCTTCGCCGGTGACCACGGCGTGCACGCCCAGGGCGTCACACCCTGGCCGCAGGAGGTCACCGCGCAGATGGTGGCGAACTTCGTCGCCGGGGGAGCCGTGATCAACGCGTTCGCCCGGCAGACCGGCGCGTCGCTGATGGTGGTGGACGTGGGCGTGGCGATCCCGCTGCACGGCGGCGACAACCTGCTCGACGCCAACGTGCGGCGCGGGACCCGGGACCTCACCGTCACCGCGGCGATGACCGAGGACGAGGCCCGGTCCGCGCTGGAGATCGGCATCTCGGTCGCCGGGGCGCTCATCGAGGGCGGCGCTAAGTGCCTGGTCACCGGCGACATGGGCATCGCCAACACCACGCCGGCGGCCGCGCTGGTGGCGGCGTTCACGGGTGCCACGCCGGCCGAGGTCACCGGGCGCGGCACGGGCGTCGACGACGACACGTACGCGAAGAAGGTCGACGTGGTCACCCGCGCGCTGGAGCTGCACCGGCCTGACCCGTCCCGGCCGCTCGCGACCGTGGCGGCCGTCGGCGGCCTGGAGCACGCGGCGCTGGCCGGCTTCATCCTCGGCGCGGCCGCCCGGCGCGTGCCGGTGGTCGTCGACGGGGTCATCGCCGCGTCCGCGGCGGTCGCGGCAGCGGCCTTCGCCCCGCACGCGGTGGCCGCGATGATCGCCGGGCACCGGTCCGTCGAGCCCGGCGCCACGGTCGCGCTCGCCCACCTCGGCCTCACCCCGCTGCTGGATCTCGGCATGCGCCTCGGCGAGGGTACGGGCGCCACGCTCGCGCTGCCCGTCATCGCCGGCGCGGTCCGGGTGCTGCGCGAGGTGGCCACCTTCGACTCGGCGGGGGTCTCGGAGAAGTGA
- the cobC gene encoding Rv2231c family pyridoxal phosphate-dependent protein CobC encodes MDLHHHGDAEVEPGLVDLAVNVRRQPMPAWLAEPITASLTDLAAYPDATRATAATAAKHRRDPAEVLLTAGAAQAFVLIARAVGARRPVVVHPQFTEPEAALRNAGREVGRVLLREEDGFRLDPALVPEDADLVIVGNPTNPTSVLHPAADLVELARPGRVLVVDEAFADTTWRPGEAGEPESLAGRADVPGLIVLRSLTKTWGLAGLRIGYALAAPGMVEQLARAQPLWAVSSPALAAAEACASPAAMAAEREIAAALAGERDHLVAGLRGVPEVTVAGLPAAAFVALRLSGADQVRLELRKRGYAVRRGDTFPGLGADWLRVAVRDTATSDAFLATLTDVLKERQ; translated from the coding sequence ATGGATCTGCACCATCACGGCGACGCGGAGGTGGAGCCGGGCCTGGTCGACCTGGCGGTGAACGTCCGGCGGCAGCCCATGCCCGCCTGGCTGGCCGAGCCGATCACCGCCTCCCTGACCGACCTCGCGGCCTACCCGGACGCCACCCGGGCCACGGCCGCGACCGCCGCGAAGCATCGCCGCGATCCCGCCGAGGTGCTGCTCACCGCGGGTGCCGCGCAGGCCTTCGTGCTCATCGCGCGGGCGGTCGGCGCGCGCCGGCCGGTGGTCGTGCATCCGCAGTTCACCGAACCCGAGGCGGCCCTGCGCAACGCCGGCCGCGAGGTCGGGCGGGTGCTGCTCCGCGAGGAGGACGGCTTCCGGCTGGACCCGGCGCTGGTGCCGGAGGACGCCGACCTGGTGATCGTCGGCAACCCCACGAACCCCACCTCGGTGCTGCACCCGGCCGCCGACCTCGTCGAGCTGGCCCGGCCCGGCCGGGTGCTGGTCGTCGACGAGGCCTTCGCCGACACCACGTGGCGGCCCGGCGAGGCCGGCGAGCCCGAGTCGCTGGCGGGCCGCGCCGACGTCCCCGGCCTGATCGTCCTGCGCAGCCTGACCAAGACGTGGGGCCTGGCCGGCCTGCGGATCGGCTATGCGCTCGCGGCGCCCGGCATGGTCGAGCAGCTGGCCCGGGCCCAGCCGCTGTGGGCGGTCTCGTCGCCGGCGCTGGCGGCCGCCGAGGCCTGCGCGTCGCCGGCCGCCATGGCGGCCGAGCGGGAGATCGCGGCGGCGCTGGCCGGCGAGCGGGACCATCTGGTCGCCGGGCTGCGCGGCGTGCCGGAAGTCACTGTCGCGGGTCTGCCGGCCGCCGCGTTCGTCGCGCTGCGCCTGTCCGGCGCCGACCAGGTGCGTCTTGAGCTGCGCAAACGAGGGTACGCCGTCAGGCGCGGCGACACATTTCCCGGGCTGGGCGCCGATTGGCTGCGAGTGGCGGTGCGCGACACTGCCACCAGCGATGCTTTCCTCGCGACGCTGACCGATGTGCTGAAGGAGCGACAGTGA
- a CDS encoding transglycosylase domain-containing protein, giving the protein MTDAKREFTSAVLSYLRGVTKTGLAKAGRLAPLIRAGLIAGIAIAGLVFPLVALAGVGAKTGADALASMPEQLTVVPSAQTTYVYANDGKTLLTMFYEEHRKPTKIEDMSPYITSAIVASEDTRFYEHNGVDPKGVARAFVANQQAGGVSQGASTLTMQYVRMALRDGARTPKEALEATEQTTARKLREMRLAIELEKRVSKQEILQRYLNSAYFGHRAYGIFAAAEVFFSKTPKQLTLTEAALLAGLVKAPTAYDPAVNDRTAATERRNYVIDQMRKMGSITAAQADAARKTKIKLRLTSPPNDCVSVPKKHNDWGFFCDYLRNWWMEQPAFGADPQERLENLRRGGYRVVTTIDPKIQASAMEHILDKEKKKSVYAHGEVVIEPGTGRIKAMAVNRKYSLDQKNNGKHSDRRKRDDIRGNYPNTVNPLLGGGDMAGYQAGSTFKIFTMLAALDEGMPLDTAFNAPQRYVSKYITAPGPATCGIHWCPKNSSASMTGRQTMWSGFGKSVNTYFVQLEQKVGAEKAVRMAERLGLKWRTDVDRELASPEHASGWGAFTLGVSDATPIEMANVFATLAAEGTYCEPIPVRLINTRDGASYEYKGKKVAGPRCHQALRPEVAQAATDAARCVTGYGAAKGDCGGWQTSPMVHATLHRPVAGKSGTTDSNRSAWFCGYTPQLAAAAFVADPDNPENTVGTSRGTISKYTVAETLKDALKGKPKEKFNPPPDSMVHGG; this is encoded by the coding sequence ATGACGGATGCGAAACGGGAGTTCACTTCGGCCGTTTTGTCATACCTTCGAGGGGTGACGAAGACCGGACTCGCCAAAGCTGGACGGCTCGCCCCGCTCATCCGCGCCGGGCTCATCGCCGGCATCGCCATCGCCGGTCTCGTCTTCCCGCTGGTCGCCCTGGCGGGCGTCGGCGCCAAGACCGGGGCCGACGCATTGGCGAGCATGCCGGAACAGCTCACGGTCGTGCCGTCCGCGCAGACCACTTACGTGTACGCCAACGACGGCAAGACGCTGCTCACCATGTTCTACGAGGAGCACCGCAAGCCGACGAAGATCGAGGACATGTCGCCGTACATCACGAGCGCGATCGTGGCGTCCGAGGACACCCGCTTCTACGAGCACAACGGCGTCGACCCCAAGGGCGTGGCCCGCGCCTTCGTCGCGAACCAGCAGGCCGGCGGCGTCTCCCAGGGCGCCTCCACGCTGACCATGCAGTACGTCCGCATGGCGCTGCGCGACGGGGCCCGGACGCCGAAGGAGGCCCTCGAAGCCACCGAGCAGACCACCGCCCGGAAGCTGCGCGAGATGCGGCTCGCCATCGAGCTCGAGAAGCGCGTGTCGAAGCAGGAGATCCTGCAGCGGTACCTGAACTCGGCGTACTTCGGGCACCGCGCGTACGGCATCTTCGCCGCCGCCGAGGTCTTCTTCTCCAAGACGCCGAAACAGCTGACGCTCACCGAAGCGGCGCTGCTCGCCGGGCTGGTCAAGGCGCCCACGGCGTACGACCCGGCCGTCAACGACCGGACCGCGGCCACCGAACGCCGCAACTACGTGATCGACCAGATGCGCAAGATGGGCTCGATCACGGCCGCGCAGGCCGACGCGGCGCGCAAGACGAAGATCAAGCTGAGGCTGACCAGCCCGCCCAACGACTGCGTCTCGGTGCCCAAGAAGCACAACGACTGGGGATTCTTCTGCGATTACCTGCGCAACTGGTGGATGGAACAGCCCGCCTTCGGCGCGGACCCCCAGGAACGCCTCGAGAACCTGCGCCGTGGCGGCTACCGCGTCGTCACCACCATCGACCCGAAGATCCAGGCCTCGGCGATGGAACACATCCTGGACAAAGAGAAGAAGAAGAGCGTGTACGCGCACGGCGAAGTCGTCATCGAGCCCGGCACGGGCCGCATCAAGGCGATGGCCGTCAACCGCAAGTACTCGCTCGACCAGAAGAACAACGGCAAACACAGCGACCGCCGCAAACGCGACGACATCCGCGGCAACTATCCGAACACCGTCAACCCGCTCCTCGGCGGCGGCGACATGGCGGGCTACCAGGCCGGCTCCACCTTCAAGATCTTCACGATGCTCGCCGCCCTCGACGAAGGCATGCCGCTCGACACCGCCTTCAACGCGCCCCAGCGGTACGTCAGCAAGTACATCACCGCGCCCGGGCCGGCGACCTGCGGCATCCACTGGTGCCCGAAGAACTCCAGCGCCTCCATGACCGGACGGCAGACCATGTGGAGCGGCTTCGGCAAGTCCGTCAACACGTACTTCGTCCAGCTCGAACAGAAGGTCGGCGCGGAGAAGGCCGTACGGATGGCGGAACGGCTCGGGCTGAAATGGCGTACCGACGTCGACCGGGAACTCGCCAGCCCCGAACACGCGAGCGGATGGGGCGCCTTCACCCTCGGCGTCAGCGACGCCACCCCCATCGAGATGGCCAACGTCTTCGCCACCCTCGCCGCGGAGGGCACCTACTGCGAACCCATCCCTGTCCGCCTCATCAACACCCGCGACGGGGCCAGCTACGAATACAAGGGCAAGAAGGTGGCCGGGCCCCGCTGCCACCAGGCCCTCCGACCGGAAGTCGCCCAGGCGGCAACCGACGCCGCGCGGTGCGTCACCGGCTACGGCGCCGCGAAGGGCGACTGCGGAGGCTGGCAGACCTCCCCGATGGTCCACGCGACATTGCACCGGCCGGTCGCCGGCAAGAGCGGCACGACGGACAGCAACCGGAGCGCCTGGTTCTGCGGGTACACGCCCCAGCTCGCGGCGGCGGCGTTCGTGGCGGACCCCGACAACCCGGAGAACACGGTGGGGACCAGCCGGGGCACCATCTCGAAATACACCGTGGCGGAAACCCTGAAAGACGCGCTGAAGGGCAAGCCCAAGGAGAAGTTCAATCCACCGCCGGACTCGATGGTGCACGGGGGCTGA
- a CDS encoding TIGR03086 family metal-binding protein produces MADRVPLDFDPPVRRIRALLLGITDDHLTAPTPCPDWTVGDLLDHIMSLAWAFTQAAQKRTDAPGTDTAPPRPSAANLSPHWRSRLPVVLEDLSTAWKNPTAWEGTARAGGVTMPAATMGTVAINEVTMHGWDLARATGQEYAADPRILENIIEFLSQGPAEGTPGFLGPVFPTDDEATLLDQAVALAGRNPHWRPLSAPH; encoded by the coding sequence GTGGCCGACCGTGTGCCCCTGGACTTCGACCCACCCGTGCGTCGGATCCGGGCACTGCTGCTGGGCATCACCGACGACCATCTCACCGCGCCGACCCCTTGTCCGGATTGGACGGTCGGCGACCTGCTCGATCACATCATGAGCCTCGCCTGGGCGTTCACCCAGGCGGCCCAGAAGAGAACGGACGCCCCCGGCACCGACACGGCCCCACCGCGACCGTCAGCGGCCAACCTCTCGCCGCACTGGCGCAGCCGCCTGCCCGTGGTCCTCGAGGATCTCTCGACGGCCTGGAAGAACCCGACGGCCTGGGAGGGCACGGCCCGGGCCGGCGGCGTCACCATGCCCGCCGCCACCATGGGCACCGTGGCGATCAACGAGGTGACCATGCACGGCTGGGATCTCGCTCGAGCCACCGGCCAGGAGTATGCGGCGGATCCCCGCATCCTCGAGAACATCATCGAGTTCCTGTCACAGGGCCCGGCGGAGGGCACTCCCGGCTTCCTCGGCCCGGTGTTCCCCACGGACGACGAGGCGACCCTCCTCGACCAGGCGGTGGCGCTGGCCGGCCGAAACCCGCACTGGCGCCCGCTCTCGGCCCCGCACTGA
- a CDS encoding cobyrinate a,c-diamide synthase, translated as MSSQPRLVVSAPSSGHGKTAIAVGLLAACAARGVPAAGFKVGPDHTDAAYLGLAAGRPGRNLDPRLVGSHRIAPLFAHGAIGSEIAVIEGAMGLFDSLTGQPEIDGTAAVAAALRAPVLLVVDVAAMGHSLAALVHGFRMFDEMVHLGGVVLNRVASPRHEEMLRTALDDIGMPVLGALRRGDLPAVLPARSQGPVPVAHRTVEAIRAVRRLGEAVAGALDLDRIMALADTAPALPAPAWSPTDALAEATGEPPVPPEQRPVIALAGGPGAPYTYVETAELLTAAGADVVVIDPLRDETLPPGTRGLMIGAGLPESYAEELSANRRLNAAVARLAHDGGPIIAEGVGLPWLGHDFDGRPMCGILDATATTATQTVAGYREATAPSTSVLAPAGARITGYKQHRAIVGPRAGQVPAWTWSGGNPEGFVWRQVHASQLGLHWAGAPEISRRLVAATIPAGGRIPPTPIAAHAAAVSPAAGHAAPVPPVAGHPANVPPVAGHAAIVPAVTGHAAAVSPVAGHAAAVPAQPPGPPADQDEDPGEATLSLSAVTIHNQDQGTATPAQ; from the coding sequence ATGTCCAGCCAACCCCGCCTGGTGGTGAGCGCCCCCTCGTCCGGGCACGGCAAGACCGCCATCGCGGTGGGCCTGCTGGCCGCCTGCGCGGCTCGGGGAGTTCCGGCGGCGGGTTTCAAGGTGGGTCCCGATCACACCGACGCCGCGTACCTGGGCCTCGCCGCCGGCCGTCCGGGCCGCAACCTGGACCCCCGGCTGGTCGGTTCGCACCGTATCGCCCCGCTGTTCGCGCATGGCGCGATCGGCTCGGAGATCGCGGTCATCGAGGGTGCGATGGGCTTGTTCGACAGCCTGACCGGGCAGCCGGAGATCGACGGCACCGCGGCGGTCGCGGCTGCGCTCCGCGCACCGGTGCTGCTCGTGGTCGACGTCGCCGCGATGGGGCATTCGCTCGCCGCGCTGGTGCACGGCTTCCGCATGTTCGACGAGATGGTGCACCTCGGCGGCGTCGTGCTGAACCGCGTCGCGTCGCCACGGCACGAGGAGATGCTGCGCACCGCCCTGGACGACATCGGCATGCCCGTACTCGGTGCGCTCCGTCGCGGTGATCTCCCCGCGGTCCTGCCGGCGCGGTCGCAGGGGCCGGTCCCGGTCGCGCACCGCACGGTCGAGGCGATCCGCGCCGTACGCCGTCTGGGTGAAGCCGTCGCCGGCGCGCTCGACCTGGACCGCATCATGGCGCTCGCCGACACCGCCCCGGCCCTGCCCGCCCCGGCCTGGTCCCCGACGGACGCCCTCGCCGAGGCCACCGGCGAGCCGCCCGTCCCGCCGGAACAGCGTCCGGTGATCGCGCTCGCGGGCGGCCCCGGCGCGCCCTACACGTACGTCGAGACGGCGGAGCTCCTCACGGCCGCGGGAGCGGACGTGGTCGTGATCGACCCGCTCCGCGACGAGACGCTGCCGCCCGGCACCCGCGGCCTGATGATCGGCGCCGGCCTCCCGGAAAGCTACGCGGAGGAGCTGTCCGCCAACCGCCGCCTCAACGCGGCGGTGGCCCGCCTCGCCCACGACGGCGGTCCGATCATCGCGGAAGGCGTCGGCCTGCCCTGGCTCGGCCACGACTTCGACGGCCGCCCGATGTGCGGCATCCTCGACGCGACGGCGACGACCGCCACCCAGACCGTGGCCGGCTACCGCGAGGCCACGGCGCCGTCGACCTCGGTCCTGGCGCCGGCCGGAGCCCGCATCACCGGCTACAAACAGCACCGCGCGATCGTCGGTCCACGCGCTGGGCAGGTGCCGGCCTGGACCTGGTCGGGCGGCAACCCGGAAGGCTTCGTCTGGCGGCAGGTCCACGCCTCGCAGCTCGGCCTGCACTGGGCGGGAGCCCCGGAGATCTCCCGCCGCCTGGTCGCAGCGACCATCCCGGCCGGAGGCCGCATCCCGCCGACCCCGATCGCCGCCCACGCGGCCGCTGTCTCACCAGCCGCGGGCCACGCGGCCCCGGTCCCGCCCGTCGCCGGTCACCCGGCGAACGTCCCGCCGGTCGCCGGTCACGCGGCGATCGTCCCGGCGGTCACCGGGCATGCTGCGGCGGTCTCGCCGGTGGCCGGCCACGCGGCCGCGGTGCCGGCCCAGCCGCCGGGCCCGCCGGCGGACCAGGACGAGGACCCGGGCGAGGCCACGTTGTCGCTCTCGGCCGTGACAATCCACAACCAGGACCAAGGTACGGCCACACCGGCGCAGTGA
- a CDS encoding SURF1 family cytochrome oxidase biogenesis protein, translating into MYRFMLTPRWLAATALTVVASVIMVMLGNWQLHRYHERAAVNDRIDAADSTPAVPLTSVLVKPTAAGKLGEQPGKGKAWTKVTVSGRYDATHEIQARGRTVDGKVGFEIVTPLVLADGTAVLIDRGWVPSANGDAISAPVATPPPTGEVTVVGQLHLSESRPSGIARRDGRIDTRRISLPHLAGELPYPVYGAYVLVSDPGPGFAKVSIDHEDSWQNGGYAIQWWLFAVMALIVFGLQARKEARGDAPAKERVDRVAEADKRVAAAPVDGKPD; encoded by the coding sequence GTGTACCGGTTCATGCTCACCCCACGGTGGCTCGCCGCGACGGCGTTGACGGTGGTCGCATCGGTGATCATGGTCATGCTCGGCAACTGGCAGCTGCACCGGTACCACGAACGCGCCGCGGTCAACGACCGCATCGACGCGGCCGACTCCACGCCCGCGGTGCCGCTGACCTCGGTGCTGGTCAAGCCGACTGCGGCCGGCAAGCTGGGCGAACAACCCGGCAAGGGCAAGGCCTGGACGAAGGTCACCGTCTCCGGACGGTACGACGCCACGCACGAGATCCAGGCCCGCGGCCGTACGGTCGACGGCAAGGTCGGCTTCGAGATCGTGACCCCCCTCGTCCTCGCCGACGGCACGGCGGTGCTGATCGACCGGGGCTGGGTACCGTCCGCCAACGGCGACGCCATCTCCGCGCCGGTCGCGACCCCGCCGCCCACGGGCGAGGTCACGGTGGTCGGCCAGCTCCACCTCTCGGAGAGCCGCCCCTCCGGCATCGCCCGCCGCGACGGCCGCATCGACACCCGCCGCATCTCCCTGCCGCACCTGGCGGGCGAGCTCCCGTACCCGGTGTACGGCGCGTATGTGCTGGTCAGCGACCCGGGACCGGGGTTCGCCAAGGTCTCGATCGATCACGAGGACTCCTGGCAGAACGGCGGGTACGCGATCCAGTGGTGGCTGTTCGCGGTGATGGCGCTGATCGTGTTCGGGCTGCAGGCGCGCAAGGAGGCGCGGGGCGACGCGCCGGCCAAGGAACGGGTGGACCGGGTGGCGGAGGCCGATAAGCGGGTGGCGGCCGCGCCGGTGGACGGCAAGCCGGACTGA